The following proteins are co-located in the Pseudomonas sp. ATCC 13867 genome:
- a CDS encoding LysR family transcriptional regulator has protein sequence MAKSRAPSLGQVSDFEIRLLRIFKTIVECGSFSAAESTLGISRSAISLHMGDLEKRLGMRLCQRGRAGFAMTDEGREVYRATQSLLAALEGFRAEVNELHQHLRGALNIGIINNLVTLPQMRITHALRALKASGPGVRINIGMTTPNEIELGVLDGRLHVGVVPLISPLSGLEYSALYEERSLLYCSREHPLFERDDASITVEEVHACDAVAPSYRIPAEAQERHQELRGGANASDREGMAFLILTGSYIGYLPDHYAADWVAQGRMRPLRPERFHYDIPLTVVTRKGRRPNLVLERFLEAVAQSR, from the coding sequence ATGGCAAAATCCCGCGCCCCCTCCCTGGGCCAGGTCAGCGACTTCGAGATCCGCCTGCTGCGCATCTTCAAAACCATAGTCGAGTGCGGCAGCTTCTCGGCCGCGGAAAGCACGCTGGGCATCAGCCGCTCGGCCATCAGCCTGCACATGGGCGACCTGGAGAAACGCCTGGGCATGCGCCTGTGCCAGCGCGGCCGGGCGGGCTTCGCCATGACCGACGAGGGCCGCGAGGTGTACCGCGCCACCCAGTCGCTGCTGGCGGCGCTGGAGGGTTTCCGGGCGGAGGTCAACGAGCTGCACCAGCACCTGCGCGGCGCGCTGAACATCGGCATCATCAACAACCTGGTGACCCTGCCGCAGATGCGCATCACCCACGCCCTGCGCGCGCTGAAGGCCAGCGGGCCGGGGGTGCGGATCAACATCGGCATGACCACGCCCAACGAGATCGAGCTGGGTGTGCTCGACGGCCGCCTGCACGTGGGCGTGGTGCCGCTGATCAGTCCGCTGTCGGGGCTGGAGTATTCGGCGCTGTACGAGGAGCGTTCGCTGCTGTACTGCAGCCGCGAGCACCCGCTGTTCGAGCGCGACGACGCGAGTATCACGGTGGAGGAGGTCCATGCCTGCGACGCCGTGGCGCCGAGCTACCGGATCCCCGCCGAGGCGCAGGAGCGGCATCAGGAACTGCGCGGCGGCGCCAATGCCTCCGACCGCGAGGGCATGGCCTTCCTGATCCTCACCGGCAGCTATATCGGCTACCTGCCCGACCACTACGCCGCCGACTGGGTCGCCCAGGGGCGCATGCGCCCGCTGCGCCCGGAGCGCTTCCACTACGACATCCCACTGACCGTGGTAACCCGCAAGGGCCGCCGGCCGAACCTGGTGCTGGAGCGGTTCCTCGAGGCGGTGGCCCAGAGTCGCTGA
- a CDS encoding flavin-containing monooxygenase: MTELNPNAFAKKSLENLEIDTLVVGAGQAGVAMSEHLTALGVPHIVLEKSRIAEAWRTGRWDSLVANGPAWHDRFPNMEFPVGPDDFPHKEQVADYFVAYAKQFNAPIHTGVEVKKVTRNNGRPGFTVETSEGTLQALRIVSATGPFQRPVIPAIAPKTERLQQIHSAQYYNPQQLPAGAVLVVGAGSSGVQIADELNRAGKKVFLSVGAHDRPPRSYRNRDFVWWLGVLGLWDAEEVQPGREHVTIAVSGARGGETIDFRRLANEGITLVGLTRTFADGKVSFQDDLLKNLQAGDENYLGLLDAADAYIERNGLDLPEEPEARKVFADAQCIRNPILELDLAEAGITSIIWATGYAVDFNWLQVDAFDDKGKPKHQRGVSREPGVYFVGLPWLSRRGSTFIWGVWHDAKHVAGHIATQRKYVEYQDASQREASVPKAASWE, translated from the coding sequence ATGACCGAGCTGAATCCGAACGCCTTCGCCAAGAAGTCGCTCGAAAACCTGGAAATCGATACGCTGGTCGTTGGCGCCGGTCAGGCCGGCGTGGCCATGAGCGAGCACCTGACCGCCCTGGGCGTGCCGCACATCGTGCTGGAGAAGAGCCGCATCGCCGAAGCCTGGCGCACCGGCCGCTGGGACTCGCTGGTGGCCAACGGCCCGGCGTGGCACGACCGCTTCCCGAACATGGAATTCCCGGTCGGCCCGGACGACTTCCCGCACAAGGAGCAGGTGGCCGATTACTTCGTCGCCTACGCCAAGCAGTTCAACGCGCCGATCCACACCGGCGTGGAAGTGAAGAAGGTGACCCGCAACAACGGCCGTCCCGGCTTCACCGTGGAAACCTCCGAAGGCACTCTCCAGGCCCTGCGCATCGTTTCCGCCACCGGCCCGTTCCAGCGCCCGGTGATCCCTGCCATCGCGCCGAAGACCGAGCGCCTGCAGCAGATCCACTCGGCCCAGTACTACAACCCGCAGCAGTTGCCCGCAGGCGCCGTGCTGGTGGTGGGCGCCGGCTCTTCCGGCGTGCAGATCGCCGACGAGCTGAACCGCGCCGGCAAGAAAGTCTTCCTCTCCGTGGGCGCCCATGACCGTCCGCCGCGTTCCTACCGCAACCGCGACTTCGTCTGGTGGCTGGGCGTGCTCGGCCTGTGGGACGCCGAGGAAGTACAGCCGGGCCGCGAACACGTGACCATCGCCGTGAGCGGTGCCCGTGGCGGCGAAACCATCGACTTCCGCCGCCTGGCCAACGAGGGCATCACCCTGGTCGGCCTGACCAGGACCTTCGCTGACGGCAAGGTGAGCTTCCAGGACGACCTGCTGAAGAACCTGCAAGCCGGCGACGAGAACTATCTCGGCCTGCTGGACGCCGCCGATGCCTACATCGAGCGCAACGGCCTGGACCTGCCTGAAGAGCCCGAGGCCCGCAAGGTCTTCGCGGACGCCCAGTGCATTCGTAATCCGATCCTCGAGCTGGATCTCGCCGAAGCGGGCATCACCTCGATCATCTGGGCCACCGGCTATGCCGTGGACTTCAACTGGCTGCAGGTGGACGCCTTCGACGACAAGGGCAAGCCCAAGCACCAGCGTGGCGTGTCCCGCGAGCCGGGCGTGTACTTCGTCGGCCTGCCGTGGCTGTCGCGCCGGGGTTCCACCTTCATCTGGGGTGTCTGGCACGACGCCAAGCACGTGGCCGGCCACATCGCCACCCAGCGCAAATACGTCGAATACCAGGACGCTTCGCAACGCGAAGCCTCCGTACCCAAAGCCGCTTCCTGGGAGTAA
- a CDS encoding RidA family protein: MPTHTRIRMFNTKDTYPNQTLDNDLCQAVRAGNTVYVRGQVGTDFEGNLVGLGDPRAQAEQAMKNVKQLLEEAGSDLSHIVKTTTYLIDPRYREPVYQEVGKWLKGVFPISTGLVVSALGQPQWLMEIDVIAVIPD; this comes from the coding sequence ATGCCTACCCACACTCGCATCCGCATGTTCAACACCAAGGACACCTATCCGAACCAGACCCTGGACAACGACCTCTGCCAGGCCGTGCGCGCCGGCAACACCGTGTACGTACGCGGCCAGGTCGGGACGGACTTCGAGGGCAACCTGGTAGGGCTGGGCGACCCGCGTGCCCAGGCCGAGCAGGCGATGAAGAACGTCAAGCAACTGCTGGAAGAAGCCGGCAGCGACCTGTCGCACATCGTCAAGACCACCACCTACCTGATCGACCCGCGCTACCGCGAGCCGGTGTACCAGGAAGTCGGCAAGTGGCTGAAGGGCGTGTTCCCGATCTCCACCGGCCTGGTGGTGTCGGCCCTGGGCCAGCCGCAATGGCTGATGGAGATCGACGTCATCGCGGTGATTCCGGACTGA
- a CDS encoding cupin domain-containing protein: MSQRPQAVPTVQIDNDKVLVTEWRFAPGAETGWHRHGMEYVVVPVTNGELLLETPEGERRAPLVLGQSYTRQIGTEHNVINPCDHEVAFIEIELKQP; this comes from the coding sequence GTGAGCCAGCGTCCGCAGGCCGTGCCGACGGTACAGATCGACAACGACAAGGTCCTGGTCACCGAGTGGCGCTTCGCCCCTGGTGCCGAGACCGGCTGGCACCGCCACGGCATGGAGTACGTCGTGGTCCCGGTGACCAATGGCGAGCTGCTGCTGGAAACCCCCGAAGGCGAGCGGCGCGCGCCGCTGGTCCTGGGCCAGAGCTACACCCGCCAGATCGGTACCGAACACAACGTGATCAATCCCTGCGATCACGAAGTGGCCTTCATCGAGATCGAGCTCAAGCAACCGTAA
- a CDS encoding aspartate aminotransferase family protein: MNQHVNVTPSVASELNLKAHWMPFSANRNFHKDPRIIVGAEGSYLVDDKGRRIYDSLSGLWTCGAGHSRKEIADAVSRQLTTLDYSPGFQYGHPLSFKLAEKIARMTPGNLNHVFFTGSGSECADTAIKMARAYWRIKGQAQKTKLIGRARGYHGVNVAGTALGGIGGNRKMFGQLMDVDHLPHTLQPGMAFTPGMAETGGVELANELLKLIELHDASNIAAVIVEPMSGSAGVLVPPKGYLQRLREICDQHNILLIFDEVITAFGRMGKATGAEYFGVTPDIMNVAKQVTNGAIPMGAVIASSEIYDTFMGQNLPEYAVEFGHGYTYSAHPVACAAGIAALDLLEKESLIQQSAELAPYFEKAIHGLKGAKNVIDIRNCGLAGAIQIAGRDGDAIVRPFEASMKLWKEGFYVRFGGDTLQFGPTFNAKPEDLDRLFSAVGDALNGVA; encoded by the coding sequence ATGAACCAGCACGTGAACGTTACCCCGTCAGTGGCCAGCGAACTGAACCTGAAGGCTCACTGGATGCCCTTCAGCGCCAACCGCAATTTCCACAAGGACCCGCGCATCATCGTTGGCGCCGAGGGCAGCTACCTGGTCGACGACAAGGGCCGCAGGATCTACGACAGCCTGTCCGGCCTGTGGACCTGCGGCGCCGGTCACTCGCGCAAGGAAATCGCCGACGCGGTGTCCAGGCAGCTGACCACCCTCGACTACTCCCCGGGCTTCCAGTACGGCCACCCGCTGTCCTTCAAGCTGGCCGAGAAGATCGCCCGGATGACCCCCGGCAACCTGAACCACGTGTTCTTCACCGGCTCGGGCTCCGAGTGCGCCGACACCGCCATCAAGATGGCCCGTGCCTACTGGCGCATCAAAGGCCAGGCGCAGAAGACCAAGCTGATCGGCCGCGCCCGCGGCTACCACGGCGTGAACGTCGCCGGCACCGCCCTGGGCGGCATCGGCGGCAACCGCAAGATGTTCGGCCAGCTGATGGACGTCGACCACCTGCCGCACACCCTGCAGCCGGGCATGGCCTTCACTCCGGGCATGGCCGAGACCGGCGGCGTGGAGCTGGCCAACGAGCTGCTCAAGCTGATCGAACTGCATGACGCCTCCAACATCGCCGCCGTCATCGTCGAGCCGATGTCCGGTTCCGCCGGCGTGCTGGTGCCGCCGAAGGGCTACCTGCAGCGCCTGCGCGAAATCTGCGACCAGCACAACATCCTGCTGATCTTCGACGAAGTGATCACCGCCTTCGGTCGCATGGGCAAGGCCACCGGCGCCGAATACTTCGGCGTGACCCCGGACATCATGAACGTCGCCAAGCAGGTCACCAACGGCGCCATCCCGATGGGCGCGGTGATCGCCAGCAGCGAAATCTACGACACCTTCATGGGCCAGAACCTGCCGGAATACGCCGTCGAGTTCGGCCACGGCTACACCTACTCCGCGCACCCGGTCGCCTGTGCCGCCGGCATCGCCGCGCTGGACCTGCTGGAGAAGGAAAGCCTCATCCAGCAATCCGCCGAGCTGGCGCCGTACTTCGAGAAGGCCATCCACGGCCTGAAGGGCGCGAAGAACGTCATCGACATCCGCAACTGCGGCCTGGCCGGCGCGATCCAGATTGCCGGCCGTGACGGCGACGCCATCGTGCGTCCGTTCGAAGCCAGCATGAAGCTGTGGAAAGAAGGCTTCTACGTGCGCTTCGGCGGCGACACCCTGCAGTTCGGCCCGACCTTCAACGCCAAGCCCGAGGACCTGGACCGCCTGTTCAGCGCCGTGGGCGACGCACTCAACGGGGTGGCGTAA